The following are encoded together in the Dyella terrae genome:
- a CDS encoding FAD-dependent oxidoreductase has translation MRADVLRVAIVGAGPGGLCLAQGLKKRGIRFDVFERDHAANSRTQGYRIRIDHTGQKALAACLPNASYELFQRTCALPAVGVNVLDAQLKDVSGRWVSAWRKTPSDADDADRCAHRQTMREVLMHGIERHVQFGKAFSHYEEGRDGVTLHFTDGSTSDADVLVGSDGIHSAVRGQRLPGHDPMDTGSLCIYGKACPERMRATRGVEALHDKTSIVFADGMSVIMDAMPFDPSAFESPEGGVKLTRVDDYFYWAIIGTRAAFGLADGASLSLGREDIKALVGRAARPWAYPLRAVFECSDAASLAIASVHSAASLPSWETGRVTLLGDAIHAMSPAGGLGANTALRDANVLAECLADSCAGGVSVLSGIGRYEAAMRSYGTSALAASESSARALFDVSGEA, from the coding sequence ATGCGCGCTGACGTTCTCCGTGTCGCCATTGTGGGCGCAGGCCCTGGTGGGTTGTGCCTTGCGCAAGGCTTGAAAAAGCGTGGCATACGATTCGATGTGTTCGAACGCGATCACGCCGCCAACAGCCGAACTCAGGGCTATCGCATTCGCATCGATCACACCGGGCAGAAAGCATTGGCAGCCTGCCTTCCTAATGCGTCCTACGAGTTGTTCCAGCGCACCTGTGCACTCCCTGCCGTGGGCGTCAATGTGCTGGATGCTCAATTGAAGGACGTTTCGGGACGATGGGTGAGTGCCTGGCGAAAGACGCCATCGGATGCTGATGATGCAGATCGATGCGCCCATCGGCAAACGATGCGCGAAGTATTGATGCACGGCATCGAGCGACACGTCCAGTTCGGCAAGGCCTTTTCCCACTATGAGGAAGGGCGCGACGGCGTGACCTTGCACTTTACCGACGGCAGTACCAGCGACGCCGACGTACTGGTTGGTTCGGACGGTATCCATTCCGCAGTGCGAGGCCAACGACTGCCTGGTCATGACCCGATGGATACGGGGTCTTTATGCATCTATGGAAAGGCCTGTCCGGAGCGGATGAGGGCTACGCGCGGGGTGGAAGCGCTGCACGACAAGACATCCATCGTCTTTGCGGACGGCATGTCGGTAATCATGGACGCCATGCCATTTGATCCATCGGCGTTCGAGTCACCGGAAGGTGGCGTGAAGCTCACTCGCGTCGATGACTATTTTTACTGGGCCATCATTGGCACGCGGGCGGCCTTTGGGCTTGCCGACGGCGCGTCGCTTTCGTTGGGGCGAGAGGATATCAAGGCCTTGGTTGGCAGGGCGGCGCGGCCATGGGCCTATCCGCTGCGGGCGGTGTTTGAATGCAGCGACGCCGCAAGCTTGGCCATTGCATCAGTACACAGTGCGGCGTCGCTGCCGTCCTGGGAGACGGGTCGGGTTACTTTGCTGGGCGACGCTATCCACGCGATGAGCCCGGCCGGTGGTTTGGGTGCCAACACGGCATTGCGGGATGCCAACGTGCTCGCGGAGTGCCTGGCTGACTCGTGCGCAGGAGGGGTGTCTGTTCTGTCGGGGATTGGCCGATACGAGGCGGCCATGCGCTCCTACGGTACAAGTGCCCTGGCTGCTTCTGAGTCGAGCGCTCGCGCCTTGTTTGATGTCAGTGGCGAGGCTTGA
- a CDS encoding GntR family transcriptional regulator, translating into MESFSIHDLTSFPLVRMKDDAAMPGYAAQWAKEMDALLLLSRPFVMLHGSGEGGEAHEDRKERGLWLKRHKEQLGRYCLAMIGIEADPLKRQAMKAMSAMATKAFGTPTYVVESDQEAVKLANRLLGAFDGKEVVSDAR; encoded by the coding sequence ATGGAATCGTTCTCCATTCACGACCTGACGTCTTTCCCGCTGGTGAGGATGAAAGATGACGCAGCGATGCCCGGTTACGCCGCGCAATGGGCGAAGGAGATGGATGCACTGCTTTTGCTTTCTCGTCCTTTCGTGATGCTGCATGGCTCCGGCGAAGGCGGCGAAGCTCATGAGGACAGGAAGGAGCGGGGGCTCTGGCTGAAGCGCCACAAGGAACAACTGGGTCGCTATTGTCTCGCCATGATTGGCATCGAAGCCGATCCACTCAAACGCCAGGCCATGAAGGCCATGTCCGCGATGGCAACCAAAGCCTTTGGCACGCCAACGTACGTCGTGGAAAGTGATCAGGAGGCGGTCAAGCTGGCTAACCGCTTGCTGGGTGCGTTTGACGGGAAGGAGGTCGTGAGCGATGCGCGCTGA
- a CDS encoding helix-turn-helix domain-containing protein, translating to MGLNELMLALVRRAVVWSDQDVLATAQKRIMAVLLEEIRNAPHEPLHLPMPSDRRLLRIAQAILKHPHDARTIEQWAHWAGLSVRSLSRLFLTETALSFAQWRQQARLTLALEMLANDVSVAEIADALGYATPSNFIAMFRRSFGDTPSRYFARRG from the coding sequence ATGGGCCTCAACGAACTCATGCTTGCGCTGGTGCGCAGAGCAGTCGTGTGGTCCGATCAGGACGTGCTGGCGACGGCGCAAAAACGCATAATGGCTGTGTTGCTTGAGGAGATCCGCAACGCGCCACACGAACCACTGCACCTACCCATGCCCAGCGATCGCCGCCTGCTTCGTATTGCACAGGCCATACTCAAGCATCCGCACGATGCGCGAACCATCGAGCAATGGGCACACTGGGCGGGCCTGTCCGTTCGCTCCCTCAGCCGCCTCTTTCTGACTGAAACGGCGCTCAGCTTCGCGCAATGGCGCCAGCAGGCACGCTTGACCCTCGCGCTGGAAATGCTCGCGAATGATGTTTCTGTGGCAGAGATTGCCGATGCACTGGGCTATGCCACACCGAGCAACTTCATTGCCATGTTCCGTCGAAGCTTTGGCGATACGCCAAGCCGCTACTTTGCCAGGCGCGGATAA
- a CDS encoding peroxiredoxin family protein: protein MGDTSSLDELRGKTVIVTFWATWCEPCRDELPLLSRYAQEHAGDHLAVLAFSLDTPDTLVQVKRIASTLSFPTGLLCDPHVPGYGRIWRLPVSFIIDRNGLLVHDGWKDKQPELNRDRLEQVVTPLLEKPSH, encoded by the coding sequence ATGGGCGACACATCATCGCTCGATGAGCTCCGTGGAAAAACGGTCATCGTCACCTTTTGGGCAACGTGGTGCGAACCCTGCCGCGATGAATTGCCCCTGCTATCTCGCTACGCACAGGAGCATGCAGGCGACCATCTTGCCGTACTGGCTTTTAGCCTTGATACGCCGGACACGTTAGTGCAAGTGAAGAGGATCGCATCCACGCTGAGTTTCCCAACGGGTCTTCTCTGTGATCCGCACGTGCCGGGGTACGGCCGTATATGGCGCCTTCCGGTAAGTTTCATCATTGATCGGAATGGCCTTCTCGTCCATGACGGGTGGAAAGACAAGCAACCCGAACTCAATCGCGATCGGCTCGAGCAGGTGGTAACTCCACTGTTGGAGAAGCCGTCTCACTGA
- a CDS encoding transporter — MNVDYTFIDQDQLRHGSSKASPQQVVNQPSDPTLGGGEIEKQTINRYINVGATYRFNADWGLTFVVPYVVRDHDTYGTQLAPYTSSETAPDQVSNAHVAGLGDVKLIGSYQGFLPMHNLGIQFGIKLPTGHYGGETDDGDLVGHPTTFRSGPGLGQSLDSSLQAGTGSTDLIIGGYYYQPVSQNFDMFVNGQFQAAVSERMDQPGADFRPGNLASASFGLRYEAHANWVPQLQINVIRRSADQGAFADRPDTAGTVAYVSPGISASLTRSIQFYAFVQVPVYSHLQGYQLFPHWTGTVGLSMKL, encoded by the coding sequence TTGAATGTCGATTACACGTTCATCGACCAGGATCAGCTTCGCCACGGCAGCAGCAAAGCTTCGCCGCAGCAAGTGGTCAATCAGCCATCCGATCCAACATTGGGTGGGGGAGAGATCGAGAAGCAGACGATTAATCGCTACATCAACGTCGGCGCGACCTACCGCTTCAATGCGGATTGGGGCCTCACGTTTGTGGTGCCTTACGTTGTTCGCGATCACGACACCTACGGCACGCAACTTGCGCCCTATACATCAAGCGAAACAGCGCCCGACCAGGTCAGCAACGCCCATGTCGCCGGCCTTGGCGACGTAAAACTCATCGGCAGTTACCAGGGTTTTCTGCCCATGCACAATCTGGGCATCCAGTTCGGCATCAAGCTTCCTACTGGTCATTACGGCGGTGAGACGGACGATGGAGATCTGGTTGGTCATCCGACGACGTTTCGCTCCGGTCCTGGCCTCGGGCAGTCGCTGGATAGCAGTCTGCAGGCCGGCACGGGAAGCACGGATCTCATTATCGGCGGCTACTACTATCAGCCCGTCAGCCAAAATTTCGATATGTTCGTGAATGGGCAGTTCCAGGCCGCCGTGAGCGAGCGGATGGATCAACCGGGTGCCGACTTCCGGCCGGGCAACCTTGCCTCAGCCAGCTTTGGCTTGAGATACGAGGCGCACGCAAACTGGGTGCCGCAACTGCAGATCAACGTCATTCGCCGCAGCGCCGATCAAGGCGCATTCGCTGACCGGCCGGATACGGCCGGCACAGTGGCGTACGTCAGCCCCGGCATCAGCGCGAGCCTGACCAGGAGCATCCAGTTCTACGCGTTCGTACAGGTACCGGTATACAGCCATCTGCAGGGATATCAGTTGTTCCCGCACTGGACGGGTACGGTCGGTCTCAGCATGAAACTGTGA
- a CDS encoding DUF2946 domain-containing protein, with protein MTSSVHLAWPHGAKPQRIRILLRSPCDIDCSAEATAACYISSTSPAASAIYVLRRKAHRQIVTWLAWLAIALVVVAPLVSRVMPAHGSMPGMAGMAGMMGSDCPHVVVGGDHPDRPADATDRCGYCVLLDHQSPLAAHVILHLLPALPRAFMSVALHEADVRKTAYEDARPRGPPRFV; from the coding sequence GTGACAAGTAGCGTCCATTTGGCTTGGCCTCATGGTGCCAAGCCACAACGTATTCGCATCTTATTGCGATCACCATGCGACATAGATTGCAGCGCCGAAGCGACGGCTGCGTGCTACATTTCTAGCACTTCGCCTGCAGCCTCCGCCATCTACGTGTTGCGTCGTAAAGCCCATCGACAGATCGTCACTTGGCTAGCCTGGCTGGCCATAGCGCTTGTCGTCGTTGCGCCCCTCGTTTCGCGTGTCATGCCGGCACACGGATCCATGCCTGGCATGGCTGGCATGGCCGGCATGATGGGCAGCGATTGCCCGCATGTGGTGGTAGGTGGCGACCATCCCGACCGCCCGGCGGACGCAACGGATCGTTGCGGCTACTGTGTCTTGCTGGATCATCAGTCGCCACTTGCGGCACATGTGATCTTGCATTTGCTCCCTGCGCTACCTCGCGCCTTCATGTCCGTTGCCCTTCACGAGGCAGATGTGCGGAAGACTGCGTATGAGGATGCGCGCCCGCGCGGGCCTCCACGCTTCGTCTGA
- a CDS encoding VOC family protein, producing MKSRSIFLLCLIVLSITSLATAASAPPAGHITGVGGVFFKAKDPKTLAAWYRDVLGMPVEAWGGAALRYDAPKHPPALGWNAFPASTKYFAPSTSGWMINYAVDDMDALLARLQSKGVTILKRDDSDPNGRFTWILDPEGNKVELWEPKH from the coding sequence ATGAAAAGCCGATCGATTTTCCTGCTTTGTCTAATCGTGCTTTCGATAACCAGCCTGGCGACTGCCGCGTCCGCGCCTCCCGCCGGACACATCACCGGCGTCGGTGGAGTCTTTTTCAAGGCGAAAGATCCCAAGACACTCGCGGCGTGGTATCGCGATGTCCTTGGCATGCCGGTGGAAGCCTGGGGAGGCGCAGCTCTTCGCTATGACGCACCAAAGCACCCGCCCGCTCTGGGATGGAACGCGTTTCCCGCGTCGACAAAGTACTTCGCACCATCAACCAGTGGATGGATGATCAACTACGCCGTGGATGATATGGATGCCTTGCTCGCGCGACTGCAATCCAAGGGCGTCACGATCCTTAAGCGTGACGACAGCGACCCCAACGGCCGCTTCACCTGGATTTTGGATCCTGAGGGAAACAAGGTCGAGCTTTGGGAGCCTAAGCACTAG
- a CDS encoding glycosyl hydrolase family 28-related protein, with the protein MERRHFIGGMSAALITGAISAPVKAQTTTGSYINVKDFGAKGDGQTDDSGAFNGALQALKTALGGDSLRTRGRLSFK; encoded by the coding sequence ATGGAGCGTCGTCATTTTATTGGTGGCATGTCAGCAGCACTTATAACTGGTGCAATTTCAGCACCAGTCAAGGCACAGACAACGACCGGCAGCTACATTAATGTGAAAGATTTTGGAGCCAAAGGTGACGGACAGACGGATGATAGCGGGGCCTTTAATGGCGCACTTCAGGCATTGAAGACGGCCCTTGGGGGGGACTCTCTTCGTACCCGCGGGAGACTATCTTTTAAATAG
- a CDS encoding MarR family winged helix-turn-helix transcriptional regulator — translation MANKEPDLWFSFVRSHRALIREIERRLSNAGLPAYAWYDALWGVESGKDGTRRMHELADTLVIERYNLTRLVDRLEQEGLVTRARSPDDGRAAYVSITDAGRTLRKRMWKIYEATVTELFLAQFDAKAQREVSSALDRAALAARQSGQ, via the coding sequence ATGGCGAACAAGGAGCCGGATCTCTGGTTCTCATTCGTGCGCTCGCATCGCGCACTGATTCGGGAGATCGAGCGTCGACTGTCTAACGCCGGCTTGCCTGCCTATGCCTGGTATGACGCACTGTGGGGCGTGGAAAGCGGCAAGGACGGCACGCGGCGCATGCACGAGCTGGCCGACACGCTCGTGATCGAACGCTACAACCTCACTCGCCTGGTGGATCGCCTGGAGCAGGAAGGCCTCGTCACGCGTGCGCGCTCCCCCGACGATGGGCGCGCGGCCTATGTCTCCATCACGGATGCGGGTCGAACGTTGCGCAAACGCATGTGGAAAATTTACGAAGCGACGGTGACTGAGCTTTTCCTCGCCCAGTTCGACGCAAAGGCACAGCGTGAGGTATCGAGTGCCCTTGATCGCGCCGCGCTGGCCGCGCGGCAATCAGGGCAGTGA
- the maiA gene encoding maleylacetoacetate isomerase yields MTIQLYGFWRSNAAFRVRVALALKQLPFHEIEVDILSGRQFDADYDEVNAEHVVPTFVHEGHRIFQSLAIMEYLDDIQPEPRLLPADVKERAYARSLALVSVADAHPLVVPRVRKHLEAAFGADTAAIESWCKHWVMEGLATYERLLSRRPAAPFALGSDPTIADICIAGQVILAALYKLDMAPFPNVATLSQHCFELPAFADAHPFRQPGYKP; encoded by the coding sequence GTGACCATCCAACTCTATGGCTTCTGGCGTTCCAATGCAGCTTTCCGCGTCCGTGTCGCGCTTGCGCTGAAACAGCTCCCCTTCCATGAGATTGAAGTCGACATTCTGTCGGGTCGACAGTTCGACGCGGACTATGACGAGGTGAACGCGGAGCACGTCGTGCCCACCTTTGTGCATGAAGGGCATCGTATCTTTCAGTCGCTGGCGATCATGGAGTATCTCGACGACATCCAGCCGGAACCGCGCCTGCTGCCGGCAGACGTAAAAGAACGTGCCTATGCCCGGTCGCTCGCGCTTGTTTCGGTTGCCGACGCCCACCCCCTTGTCGTACCGCGCGTTCGCAAACATCTCGAGGCAGCCTTCGGCGCCGATACGGCGGCGATCGAGTCCTGGTGCAAGCATTGGGTGATGGAAGGATTGGCGACCTACGAGCGACTGCTCAGTCGACGCCCGGCGGCTCCATTCGCACTGGGAAGCGACCCGACGATCGCCGACATCTGCATCGCCGGCCAGGTTATTCTCGCCGCGCTTTATAAACTGGATATGGCGCCTTTTCCGAACGTAGCGACGTTAAGCCAGCACTGCTTCGAACTCCCAGCGTTTGCCGATGCGCATCCTTTCCGGCAACCCGGCTATAAGCCCTAA
- a CDS encoding GFA family protein, which produces MTKTEVIHGSCRCGTVQWRFKGIPESATVCNCTACHRYGALWAYDFEGDGIHVSGPTQTYTQGRWVVFHFCSVCGCVAYWRGLKNSSNGQRPMGVNLRLADVESVAQIPVVRHDGLDTTDDLPQDGRCVIDYWF; this is translated from the coding sequence GTGACCAAGACAGAAGTGATCCATGGTTCTTGCCGCTGCGGTACGGTTCAATGGCGCTTCAAAGGAATACCCGAGTCAGCGACGGTGTGCAATTGCACCGCATGTCATCGCTACGGCGCGCTGTGGGCCTATGATTTTGAAGGGGATGGTATTCACGTCTCGGGCCCGACTCAGACCTACACACAGGGTAGGTGGGTCGTGTTTCATTTTTGCTCGGTATGCGGCTGTGTCGCGTACTGGCGGGGTTTGAAGAACAGCAGCAACGGGCAGCGCCCCATGGGGGTCAACCTGCGGCTGGCCGACGTCGAGAGTGTTGCGCAAATTCCCGTTGTCCGTCACGACGGACTCGATACCACTGATGACCTGCCGCAAGACGGTCGATGCGTCATCGACTATTGGTTCTGA
- a CDS encoding OmpA family protein gives MNNPWKQIMVAATAALVLAACGNVSRNVAKDGNSASELVWPTPDNVTPMHKGGTFPNLANLRQVRAGLIKPQISELIGYPHFSEGLWGVREWNYLFNFRKPGSDEVTVCQYKVLFDENSVARSFYWKPESCASLLKEQEAVAPLSEEAPHRFTLSADALFAFGKSDVTPEGKKALADLATQLHEHLAQIGSIRVTGYTDRLGTSVSNRYLSERRARAVMDVLVEDGVPGAKIRAEGLGESDPVKDCLEGPRAQMVACLAPNRRVEVRVDP, from the coding sequence ATGAACAATCCCTGGAAACAGATCATGGTGGCGGCAACTGCCGCGCTCGTGCTTGCGGCCTGCGGTAACGTGAGTCGCAACGTGGCGAAGGACGGTAACTCGGCCAGCGAACTGGTGTGGCCAACACCGGATAACGTCACACCGATGCACAAGGGTGGCACCTTTCCGAACCTGGCCAATTTGCGGCAGGTTAGGGCGGGGCTTATCAAGCCTCAGATATCCGAGTTGATCGGGTATCCACATTTCAGTGAAGGCTTGTGGGGCGTGCGCGAGTGGAACTATCTATTCAATTTTCGCAAGCCGGGCAGTGACGAGGTAACGGTGTGCCAGTACAAGGTGCTGTTTGATGAGAACAGCGTGGCGCGCAGTTTCTACTGGAAGCCTGAATCTTGCGCTTCGTTGCTGAAAGAGCAGGAGGCGGTTGCTCCGCTTAGTGAGGAGGCGCCGCATCGGTTTACGCTTTCTGCCGATGCGCTCTTTGCCTTTGGCAAGTCGGATGTGACCCCCGAAGGAAAGAAGGCGCTGGCCGACTTGGCGACGCAATTACATGAACATCTGGCGCAGATAGGAAGCATCCGCGTCACCGGCTATACGGATCGCCTCGGCACGTCCGTCAGCAATCGTTACCTATCCGAACGCCGCGCGCGCGCCGTCATGGACGTGCTCGTCGAGGATGGTGTGCCAGGTGCGAAGATCCGAGCCGAAGGGTTGGGCGAAAGCGATCCCGTGAAAGACTGCCTTGAGGGCCCGCGTGCGCAGATGGTGGCATGTCTCGCCCCCAACCGACGTGTCGAAGTAAGGGTCGATCCGTAA
- a CDS encoding YadA family autotransporter adhesin, with translation MGQNTQATVLGGVALGSGAVSDRAIAPTSGSILVGTNVIPYNTTDRTLLGAVSVGNATAFRQITNVADGTLDQDAVTLRQLKGAMSSFSVTPIKYFHANSTASDSAAIGANSVAVGPQTTVNGDNGIGMGNGAIVQQTAPGGTAIGQNATVNLADGVALGTNATSNGIQALALGAGTQAAYAGSVALGAGSVTAAPVATTSTTLNGTTYQFAGTTPGSTVSVGSAGAERTLTNVAAGRISATSTDAINGSELYATNQTLQQLGSQVINLSNTIRNFPPGVGGSTTINTYQTSGDNNTASSATGGNSTAAGAGATASGNNSTAVGAGSTASGDNSVAIGNGSVASSSNTVSVGSVGHERTVTNVANGVGATDAVNVGQLSDAIAEAKNWSKDYVDQRFQSVDQDLNRIGNRANAGIASAMALASLPQAYQPNQSSAAVALGAFHGETGVAVGMSAITESGRYVFKLNATTNSRGDAGAGVGAGMVW, from the coding sequence TTGGGTCAGAACACGCAGGCTACGGTGCTGGGTGGTGTGGCGCTGGGTTCGGGGGCGGTTTCTGACCGGGCCATTGCGCCCACCTCGGGCTCCATCCTCGTGGGCACCAATGTCATCCCGTACAACACGACGGATCGCACCTTGCTCGGCGCGGTATCCGTGGGCAATGCCACCGCCTTCCGACAGATCACCAATGTGGCAGACGGCACCCTGGATCAGGATGCAGTGACGCTGCGCCAGCTCAAAGGGGCGATGAGTTCGTTCTCGGTCACGCCGATCAAGTACTTCCACGCCAACTCGACCGCTTCTGATTCTGCGGCGATCGGTGCGAACTCGGTGGCGGTCGGCCCACAGACCACGGTGAATGGCGACAACGGCATTGGCATGGGCAACGGCGCCATTGTTCAGCAGACCGCGCCGGGCGGTACGGCCATTGGCCAGAATGCGACGGTGAACCTGGCCGATGGCGTCGCACTGGGCACCAATGCCACGTCCAACGGTATCCAGGCGCTCGCACTGGGTGCCGGTACGCAAGCGGCGTATGCCGGCAGTGTGGCTCTGGGTGCGGGCTCGGTGACGGCGGCTCCGGTGGCCACCACCAGCACGACGCTCAACGGCACGACATACCAGTTCGCGGGCACAACGCCGGGCTCCACCGTGAGCGTGGGTTCGGCGGGAGCGGAGCGCACTCTGACCAACGTGGCGGCGGGACGCATCAGTGCAACCAGCACGGATGCAATCAACGGCTCGGAGTTGTACGCCACCAATCAAACGCTGCAGCAGTTGGGGTCGCAGGTGATCAACCTCTCCAACACCATCCGCAACTTCCCTCCGGGCGTGGGTGGCAGCACCACCATCAACACGTATCAGACCAGTGGTGACAACAACACGGCGTCTTCAGCCACGGGTGGCAACTCAACCGCAGCGGGTGCTGGCGCTACGGCGTCGGGCAACAACAGCACGGCGGTCGGTGCCGGTTCGACGGCGAGTGGTGACAACAGCGTTGCGATTGGTAATGGTTCCGTGGCGTCGTCGAGCAACACGGTATCGGTGGGCTCTGTTGGCCACGAGCGAACGGTTACCAACGTAGCCAATGGTGTCGGTGCCACCGATGCCGTGAACGTGGGGCAGCTTAGCGATGCCATTGCCGAGGCCAAGAACTGGTCGAAGGACTATGTCGACCAGCGCTTTCAAAGCGTAGATCAGGACCTCAACCGTATTGGCAATCGCGCCAACGCGGGCATTGCCTCGGCCATGGCGCTGGCCAGCTTGCCGCAGGCCTATCAGCCGAATCAAAGCTCGGCGGCGGTAGCGCTGGGTGCATTCCATGGCGAGACAGGCGTTGCCGTCGGTATGTCTGCGATTACGGAGAGTGGTCGCTACGTGTTCAAGCTCAACGCCACCACCAACTCGCGCGGCGATGCCGGTGCGGGCGTTGGTGCGGGCATGGTCTGGTAA